One region of Mesobacillus boroniphilus genomic DNA includes:
- a CDS encoding AzlD domain-containing protein yields MSKEIIIMIIGMAIVTYIPRMLPFVMFRGKELPPFLQGVLKNVPYATLGALIFPAILFIQEDIWYGIIGAAAAFIAAFLGANVIIVVIGSISVLTLYSYFF; encoded by the coding sequence ATGAGTAAAGAAATCATCATCATGATCATTGGAATGGCCATCGTGACATACATACCGAGGATGCTGCCGTTTGTGATGTTCCGTGGAAAAGAACTGCCGCCATTCCTGCAGGGTGTCCTGAAAAATGTTCCTTATGCCACTCTCGGCGCGCTGATTTTCCCGGCAATACTGTTTATCCAGGAAGATATCTGGTATGGAATTATTGGTGCCGCCGCCGCTTTCATTGCCGCTTTCTTAGGAGCCAATGTCATAATTGTCGTAATTGGTTCAATATCGGTTTTAACTTTATATTCCTATTTTTTCTAG
- a CDS encoding ABC transporter ATP-binding protein yields the protein MFIEISNVHKQYADKNNHQVDILKDINLEVNKGEFVSILGPSGCGKSTLLSIVAGLTPATSGEIIVSGKKIDKPGKDRGMVFQQAALFPWLNVLENVLFPLKQEMPKKQAESEAKKQLQKVQLSKYLSHYPHELSGGMQQRVAIARALAMNPEILLMDEPFGALDEQTRSRLHEQLETIWAETQKTILFVTHSISESIKLSDRIIVMGTKPGVILKDIKVEIPRPRHEHKKEMVELEEYIMSYLKKEIDKVIREELADESTH from the coding sequence TTGTTTATTGAAATCAGCAATGTACACAAACAATACGCAGACAAAAATAATCACCAGGTTGATATCTTAAAAGATATTAATCTAGAAGTGAATAAAGGTGAATTTGTATCGATCCTTGGTCCATCTGGCTGCGGTAAATCAACGCTTCTTTCGATTGTGGCGGGACTGACTCCAGCAACGAGCGGTGAAATCATCGTCTCTGGCAAAAAGATAGATAAACCTGGAAAGGACAGGGGGATGGTTTTCCAGCAGGCAGCGTTGTTTCCATGGCTGAACGTTCTAGAGAATGTTCTATTTCCACTCAAACAGGAAATGCCGAAGAAACAGGCTGAATCGGAGGCAAAGAAACAATTGCAAAAGGTTCAGCTTAGCAAATATCTTTCCCACTATCCTCACGAGCTATCAGGAGGAATGCAGCAGCGGGTGGCGATTGCAAGGGCGCTTGCGATGAATCCGGAAATCCTTTTGATGGATGAACCATTCGGCGCTTTGGACGAACAAACGCGTTCACGACTTCATGAGCAACTGGAGACGATTTGGGCTGAAACCCAGAAAACGATCTTATTCGTCACTCACAGCATCTCTGAATCCATTAAACTATCAGACCGGATCATTGTGATGGGAACGAAGCCAGGGGTGATCCTTAAGGATATTAAAGTAGAGATTCCAAGGCCGCGCCATGAGCATAAAAAAGAGATGGTGGAACTGGAAGAATATATTATGAGTTATCTGAAGAAGGAGATCGACAAAGTCATCAGGGAGGAGCTTGCAGATGAATCCACACATTAA
- a CDS encoding enoyl-CoA hydratase-related protein, with protein MGNIDLQLEGHTAIVTLNRPDALNAFNYETLGELQQVIEKLRSNREARVVIFTGAGEKAFSVGADLKERRTLSDEDVKRNIYKIGEVFTMVDQLPQPTIAAINGFAFGGGMELALACDFRVAAAGTQMGLTETSLAIIPGAGGTQRLPRLIGQAKALELILTARRLKAEEALEYGLVTAVVKKESLLDECMKFAEMMLANGPVALQQAKYAVKQGMNADLQTGLQIERKAYEVTIPTEDRLEALAAFSEKRKPNFKGM; from the coding sequence ATGGGAAACATTGATTTACAATTAGAGGGACATACGGCAATTGTCACGCTGAATCGGCCGGACGCATTAAATGCTTTTAATTATGAAACGCTGGGAGAATTACAGCAAGTCATTGAAAAACTAAGGTCAAACCGTGAAGCGAGGGTCGTCATTTTTACTGGAGCTGGTGAAAAAGCCTTCAGTGTCGGAGCTGATTTAAAGGAGCGCCGGACTTTGTCTGACGAGGACGTAAAGAGGAATATTTATAAAATCGGCGAGGTGTTCACGATGGTTGACCAGCTTCCACAGCCGACGATCGCAGCCATCAATGGGTTTGCATTCGGTGGCGGAATGGAGCTTGCCCTTGCCTGCGATTTTCGTGTTGCCGCTGCAGGAACACAGATGGGATTGACAGAAACAAGCCTGGCGATTATCCCGGGAGCAGGTGGCACACAGCGGCTGCCAAGATTGATCGGACAAGCAAAAGCACTTGAGTTGATTTTGACCGCGCGCCGGCTGAAAGCAGAGGAAGCACTAGAATATGGCCTTGTCACAGCTGTCGTCAAAAAAGAAAGCTTGCTTGATGAATGCATGAAGTTTGCTGAAATGATGCTGGCAAACGGTCCGGTGGCCCTTCAGCAGGCAAAGTACGCCGTCAAGCAAGGAATGAACGCAGACTTGCAGACAGGACTGCAAATTGAGCGCAAAGCCTACGAAGTCACAATCCCGACGGAAGACCGCCTCGAAGCGCTGGCAGCCTTCAGTGAAAAACGGAAGCCAAATTTTAAAGGGATGTAA
- a CDS encoding ABC transporter permease yields MNPHIKRILFFAAVIAFWYAGSKLEWWMPIILPSPEKVLEALITGFQDKTLIYDLIASFKRLAIGLGLSLVIGTGLGVLLAKSKTADETLGTVVLAFQSVPSIVWLPLAIMWFGMNEKAVIFVVVLGGTFVMTLNIRVGIKNVSPLFIKAAKTMGVTGWNLYKRVIFPAAIPYVVTGSRLAWAFAWRALMAGELLSTGPGLGYTLRYASDFGNMGLVIGVMIIIGVIGTIVDQLIFQRIEKSVLNRWGLDS; encoded by the coding sequence ATGAATCCACACATTAAGAGAATCCTTTTTTTCGCAGCTGTCATCGCATTCTGGTACGCAGGAAGCAAGCTTGAATGGTGGATGCCCATCATCCTTCCATCCCCTGAAAAGGTCCTTGAGGCACTTATAACAGGCTTCCAGGATAAAACGTTGATCTACGATCTGATTGCCAGCTTCAAACGGCTTGCGATTGGTCTGGGTCTTTCCCTGGTTATCGGAACTGGACTTGGGGTCCTGCTCGCTAAATCAAAAACGGCGGATGAAACACTTGGAACTGTCGTCCTCGCGTTTCAAAGTGTACCAAGCATTGTTTGGCTCCCGCTTGCGATCATGTGGTTCGGTATGAACGAGAAAGCTGTTATTTTCGTGGTGGTTCTTGGAGGGACATTTGTAATGACACTTAATATTAGAGTGGGCATTAAAAATGTTTCACCTTTATTCATAAAGGCGGCAAAAACGATGGGAGTAACCGGCTGGAACTTATACAAAAGGGTTATTTTTCCGGCGGCGATCCCTTATGTTGTCACTGGCTCAAGACTGGCATGGGCATTTGCCTGGAGGGCCCTGATGGCAGGGGAACTTTTAAGCACAGGACCTGGACTCGGATATACGCTTCGTTACGCCTCGGATTTCGGCAACATGGGTCTTGTAATTGGTGTCATGATCATTATTGGTGTCATTGGAACAATCGTTGATCAGCTTATCTTCCAGCGCATCGAAAAATCGGTGCTGAATCGCTGGGGACTTGATTCTTAA
- a CDS encoding AzlC family ABC transporter permease: MESTLVVKHATDFKRGIQSGISIAIGYMPIALTFGLIAKTTGLALGETVMMSMLVFAGAAQYISLSLLAQGIGVFEVILTTFIVNIRHFLMSASLNEKAEEDTVWARMGYSFGITDETFSVAATREGTVNARYMFGLNLTAYSSWVVFSGLGFLIGAGLPQTLQESMSVALYAMFVGLLVPSMKSNVKVVFLAALAAAFNSIFTMAELMSTGWAIVLATLLSAILVEAVETFKKGRGSETDE, encoded by the coding sequence GTGGAAAGTACATTGGTTGTTAAGCATGCAACAGATTTTAAAAGAGGGATTCAATCAGGCATCAGCATTGCGATAGGATATATGCCGATTGCACTTACCTTTGGCTTGATCGCCAAGACAACTGGGCTTGCACTAGGGGAAACGGTCATGATGAGCATGCTGGTGTTCGCCGGGGCCGCTCAATATATTTCGTTAAGCCTCCTTGCCCAGGGAATCGGAGTCTTTGAAGTCATCCTCACTACCTTTATCGTGAATATCCGCCACTTTCTTATGTCTGCATCCCTGAATGAAAAGGCGGAAGAGGATACCGTGTGGGCGAGAATGGGCTATTCATTCGGGATCACGGATGAGACATTTTCAGTCGCCGCGACACGTGAAGGTACCGTCAATGCCCGGTATATGTTTGGCTTGAACCTTACTGCTTACTCAAGCTGGGTCGTTTTCTCCGGATTAGGCTTCCTCATTGGGGCAGGATTGCCGCAGACCCTTCAGGAAAGCATGTCAGTCGCTTTGTATGCGATGTTTGTCGGCTTGTTGGTTCCATCGATGAAAAGCAATGTAAAGGTTGTATTCCTTGCCGCACTGGCGGCTGCGTTCAACTCCATTTTCACGATGGCTGAACTCATGTCCACGGGCTGGGCAATCGTGCTGGCAACGCTGCTATCGGCGATTCTTGTAGAGGCAGTAGAAACATTCAAGAAGGGCAGGGGGTCAGAAACAGATGAGTAA
- a CDS encoding fatty acid--CoA ligase family protein: MNLSSQLHHTASMLGNKPAYFFMDKASTYAELDASVTKFASGLEKLGVKKGDHIALLLGNSPHFVISLYGALRLGATVIPINPIYTADEIGYILNNGDVKVVVGLDLMLPLAEKMHQHLPKVEHFVIAETGQSQISEEEMSKLSLGSKLKPFTHVVGSGDLEFKGPELNEDDVAIILYTSGTTGKPKGAMLTHKNLYSNAKDVSDYLRMSEDDKVITALPMFHVFCLTVALNAPLMNGGTLLIVPKFSPAEVFRIARDYEATVFAGVPTMYNFLFQYPEGNPDDLKSLRVCISGGASLPVALLQNFERKFNVMVSEGYGLSEASPVTCFNPLDRPRKAGSIGTSIVNVVNKVVNEMGDEVAPGEVGELIVHGPNVMAGYYKMPEETAATIKDGWLYTGDLARMDEEGYFYIVDRKKDMIIVGGYNVYPREVEEVLYNHSDIVEVAVLGVPDPNLGEAVRCYVVSKNPKLTEEQLLEYCREHLAKYKVPSGIEFLEELPKNTTGKILRRALKNQVLQGQ; the protein is encoded by the coding sequence ATGAATCTTTCATCACAGCTTCATCACACTGCCTCAATGCTGGGGAATAAGCCGGCATATTTTTTCATGGACAAAGCAAGCACATATGCAGAGCTTGATGCTTCTGTAACAAAGTTTGCTTCTGGACTTGAGAAACTAGGGGTAAAAAAAGGCGATCATATCGCATTGTTGCTAGGAAACTCTCCACATTTTGTCATCAGTTTGTACGGAGCGCTAAGGCTCGGTGCAACAGTCATTCCCATCAATCCAATTTACACTGCTGATGAAATCGGCTATATCCTGAACAATGGGGATGTAAAAGTAGTTGTCGGGCTCGACCTGATGCTGCCGCTCGCCGAAAAAATGCATCAGCACCTGCCAAAGGTCGAACACTTTGTCATTGCTGAGACTGGTCAGAGCCAGATATCTGAAGAGGAAATGTCCAAGCTTTCTTTAGGTTCAAAATTGAAACCGTTTACACATGTAGTTGGTTCCGGAGACCTTGAGTTTAAGGGTCCTGAACTGAACGAAGATGATGTCGCGATCATCCTTTATACGTCTGGGACAACAGGAAAGCCTAAAGGCGCCATGCTTACACATAAAAATCTTTATAGCAATGCTAAAGATGTAAGCGATTACCTTAGGATGAGTGAAGATGACAAGGTGATCACCGCCTTGCCGATGTTCCATGTCTTCTGTTTGACAGTTGCCCTTAATGCGCCATTGATGAATGGTGGAACACTGTTGATTGTTCCTAAATTCAGCCCGGCGGAAGTGTTCCGGATTGCCAGGGATTACGAGGCTACTGTATTTGCTGGTGTGCCGACAATGTACAATTTCCTTTTCCAGTATCCAGAAGGAAATCCGGATGATCTTAAATCGCTTCGCGTTTGCATTTCTGGCGGTGCATCGCTTCCAGTTGCGCTTCTTCAGAATTTCGAGCGCAAGTTCAATGTAATGGTTTCAGAAGGTTATGGTTTGTCGGAGGCTTCACCGGTTACATGCTTCAACCCACTTGACCGCCCGCGCAAAGCAGGATCTATCGGAACCTCAATCGTGAATGTTGTAAACAAGGTCGTCAATGAAATGGGAGATGAAGTGGCTCCTGGAGAAGTTGGCGAATTGATCGTCCACGGCCCGAACGTTATGGCAGGCTATTATAAGATGCCAGAAGAAACAGCCGCCACAATCAAGGATGGCTGGTTATATACAGGAGACCTCGCCCGCATGGACGAAGAAGGATATTTTTACATTGTTGACCGCAAGAAAGATATGATCATTGTGGGAGGATATAATGTATATCCACGTGAAGTAGAGGAAGTTTTATATAACCATTCTGATATTGTCGAGGTAGCAGTTCTTGGAGTTCCTGACCCAAATCTCGGCGAAGCAGTAAGATGCTATGTTGTCAGCAAAAATCCAAAACTGACAGAAGAGCAGCTGCTCGAATATTGCCGCGAACACCTGGCGAAATATAAGGTGCCAAGCGGGATCGAGTTCCTCGAAGAACTTCCGAAAAACACAACCGGAAAGATTTTAAGAAGAGCCCTGAAAAATCAGGTATTACAAGGACAATAA